From Streptomyces sp. TLI_053, a single genomic window includes:
- a CDS encoding NAD(P)-dependent alcohol dehydrogenase: MANTTNTTITAGTAATDTGTGTGTGTTVTDSPDRPGRIAVYAAAAPKAPLERTTVPRRALGPEDILIDVRYAGICHSDIHQVDEDWGPGIFPMVPGHEIAGVVTAVGSAVSRWTVGDRVGVGCFVDSCRECDNCSAGLQQYCTGGDGIVLTYNGRGRDGSPTYGGYAKQLVVDERYALRIPDALPLDVAAPLLCAGITVYSPLSHWGAGPGRRVAVVGLGGLGHLGVRLARAKGAEVTVLSQSLRKREDGLRLGAHDYRATSDPATFTELAGRFDLILNTVSADLDLSAYLGLLRTDGTLVQLGAPAKPVGLGAHALLTGRRSLSGSMIGSLAETQEMLDFCAEHGIGAEIELIPAERINEAYRRVLASDVHYRFVIDTATI, encoded by the coding sequence ATGGCGAACACGACGAACACGACGATCACCGCAGGCACCGCCGCCACCGACACCGGCACCGGCACCGGCACCGGCACCACCGTCACGGACTCCCCCGACCGGCCCGGCCGGATCGCGGTCTACGCAGCCGCGGCGCCGAAGGCTCCGCTGGAGCGCACCACCGTGCCGCGCCGGGCGCTCGGCCCGGAGGACATCCTGATCGACGTCCGCTACGCCGGGATCTGCCACTCGGACATCCACCAGGTCGACGAGGACTGGGGCCCCGGCATCTTCCCGATGGTCCCGGGCCACGAGATCGCCGGAGTGGTGACGGCGGTCGGCTCCGCCGTCTCGCGCTGGACGGTCGGCGACCGGGTCGGCGTCGGCTGCTTCGTCGACTCCTGCCGGGAGTGCGACAACTGCTCTGCCGGGCTCCAGCAGTACTGCACGGGCGGGGACGGCATCGTGCTCACCTACAACGGCCGCGGCCGGGACGGTTCGCCGACCTATGGCGGCTACGCGAAGCAGCTGGTGGTGGACGAGCGGTACGCCCTGCGCATCCCCGACGCGCTGCCGCTGGACGTGGCCGCGCCGCTGCTCTGCGCGGGCATCACTGTCTACTCGCCGCTCAGCCACTGGGGTGCAGGTCCCGGGCGGAGGGTCGCCGTGGTCGGGCTCGGCGGGCTCGGCCACCTGGGAGTGCGGCTCGCCCGGGCCAAGGGCGCGGAGGTCACCGTGCTCAGCCAGTCGCTGCGCAAGCGGGAGGACGGGCTCCGGCTCGGCGCCCACGACTACCGCGCCACCTCCGACCCGGCGACGTTCACCGAGCTGGCCGGACGGTTCGACCTGATCCTCAACACCGTCTCGGCCGACCTCGACCTGAGCGCCTACCTCGGGCTGCTGCGCACCGACGGCACGCTGGTCCAGCTGGGCGCGCCGGCGAAGCCGGTCGGCCTGGGCGCGCACGCGCTGCTCACGGGGCGGCGGTCGCTCTCGGGCTCGATGATCGGCAGCCTGGCGGAGACCCAGGAGATGCTGGACTTCTGCGCCGAGCACGGGATCGGCGCGGAGATCGAGCTGATCCCGGCCGAGCGGATCAACGAGGCGTACCGGCGGGTCCTGGCGAGCGACGTGCACTACCGCTTCGTCATCGACACGGCGACGATCTGA
- a CDS encoding globin domain-containing protein — MDTTSTTAEYDRLIARHHAMRLRRQILAPAPSFSTAPQDAPSPPGADGRSGYDGAADRRLILRDLALVAPFDELIDHLYARMFSHRPFLRALFPESMEFQQAHLERMFEYVIERLDRPDELAETLARLGRDHRKLGVRPVHYEAFEEALREAVRYWAGSRWHPGLEAAWVRMLRFTVRSMVAGAEAALTEPPYWHATVVGHERRRHDLAVLRVRTGEPYPYRAGQYGTVEHPALPHTWRQYSMGCAPRADNELEFHVRRTGPGGVSAALVGSTVVGDRLRLGPPRGTLMPEDDTRDLLLVAGGTGLAPMKAIVERLVEHRPRGQRVHLFVGARSRDELYDWPALAELGLRKHWLELVPVTEDGGAPIAPGGRLAEAVGRAADWSEHRACVSGPAGLVDEVRTRLAAAGLPAARIHHDPVLGRF; from the coding sequence ATGGACACCACCAGCACCACCGCCGAGTACGACCGGCTGATCGCGCGACACCATGCCATGCGGCTGCGCCGACAGATCCTCGCACCGGCGCCGTCCTTCTCCACCGCACCCCAGGACGCACCCTCGCCGCCCGGCGCCGATGGCCGCAGCGGCTACGACGGGGCGGCCGACCGTCGGCTGATCCTCCGGGACCTGGCCCTGGTAGCCCCGTTCGACGAGCTCATCGACCACCTCTACGCCCGCATGTTCAGCCACCGCCCGTTCCTGCGCGCGCTGTTCCCGGAGTCCATGGAGTTCCAGCAGGCCCACCTGGAGCGGATGTTCGAGTACGTGATCGAGCGGCTGGACCGGCCGGACGAACTCGCCGAGACCCTCGCCCGGCTCGGCCGCGACCACCGGAAGCTCGGTGTCCGGCCGGTCCACTACGAGGCCTTCGAAGAGGCGCTCCGCGAGGCGGTCCGGTACTGGGCGGGCTCCCGGTGGCACCCCGGGCTGGAGGCGGCCTGGGTGCGGATGCTGCGCTTCACCGTCCGCTCGATGGTGGCGGGCGCCGAGGCGGCGCTCACCGAACCCCCGTACTGGCACGCCACGGTGGTCGGCCACGAGCGCCGCCGCCACGACCTCGCCGTGCTCCGGGTGCGCACCGGCGAGCCCTACCCGTACCGGGCCGGACAGTACGGGACGGTCGAGCACCCGGCCCTGCCGCACACCTGGCGGCAGTACTCGATGGGCTGCGCGCCGCGTGCCGACAACGAGTTGGAGTTCCACGTCCGGCGCACCGGGCCGGGCGGGGTGAGCGCGGCGCTGGTCGGGAGCACCGTCGTCGGCGACCGCCTCCGGCTGGGGCCGCCGCGCGGCACCCTGATGCCGGAGGACGACACCAGGGACCTCCTGCTGGTGGCGGGCGGCACCGGGCTCGCCCCGATGAAGGCGATCGTGGAGCGGCTGGTGGAGCACCGCCCGCGCGGACAGCGGGTCCACCTCTTCGTCGGCGCGCGGAGCCGGGACGAGCTCTACGACTGGCCGGCGCTGGCCGAACTCGGCCTCCGCAAGCACTGGTTGGAACTCGTCCCGGTCACCGAGGACGGCGGGGCCCCGATCGCCCCCGGCGGTCGGCTGGCCGAGGCGGTCGGCCGGGCCGCCGACTGGTCCGAGCACCGGGCCTGTGTCAGCGGACCGGCGGGCCTGGTCGACGAGGTGCGCACCCGCCTGGCCGCCGCCGGGCTGCCCGCCGCCCGGATCCACCACGACCCGGTGCTCGGCCGGTTCTGA
- a CDS encoding DUF6114 domain-containing protein has product MAWRGWRGRRPFWGGALVLFGGAEILFTLRAPLPVVLHIGIQGLAGYLVPAVMALCGLLILFNPAQRLFYSILAVLASLGSWLTSNLGGFLLGMLFGVIGSCLAFGWLPDQPPRRRRLRRDRTGREAADPAGV; this is encoded by the coding sequence CTGGCCTGGCGCGGCTGGCGGGGCCGGCGGCCGTTCTGGGGAGGAGCGCTGGTCCTGTTCGGCGGCGCCGAGATCCTCTTCACGCTGCGCGCCCCGCTGCCCGTCGTCCTGCACATCGGGATCCAGGGGCTGGCCGGCTATCTCGTTCCGGCGGTGATGGCGCTCTGCGGCCTGCTGATCCTCTTCAACCCGGCCCAGCGGCTGTTCTACTCGATCCTCGCCGTACTGGCCTCGCTGGGCAGTTGGCTCACCTCCAACCTCGGCGGTTTCCTGCTCGGGATGCTGTTCGGCGTGATCGGCAGCTGCCTCGCCTTCGGGTGGCTGCCCGACCAGCCCCCGCGCCGCCGTCGGCTGCGCCGGGACCGGACCGGACGCGAGGCCGCCGACCCGGCCGGCGTCTGA
- a CDS encoding selenium-binding protein SBP56-related protein, with translation MPHGHGPQDDRPSGHSDPSLYRTPAEAIAAPPEKLAYVAGFDRSAQRPDALITVDTDPASPSYGRVLNFTEMPDVGDELHHFGWNACSSALAHACHENPERRYLLLPGLRSSRLHVLDTRPDPVRPRLVKTVAAEELAARAGYSRPHTLHCGPDGVFLSCLGAAAGGDGPGGVAVLDHTTFDVLRPWETERGSQNFSYDVWWHLGSNVGVTSEWGTPWMVEDGVVPELLLGRKYGHALHFWELDTGRHLQRIDLGDQYQMVLELRPAHDPQAEWGFAGVVTNVEDLSASVWLWYRQGEAFTARKVIEIPAEPAKAEDLPPVLQPFGAVPPLVTDINLSVDDRWLYVSAWGTGELLQYDVSDPFHPLLTASVRLGGVTARTPHPAEPGRPLSGAPQMVEISRDGRRVYLTNSLYGAWDDQFYPDGIEPWIVKLDADPETGGLTVDPRFFPHGAEFRGLRVHQTHLAGGDASSDSYCYR, from the coding sequence ATGCCGCATGGACACGGCCCGCAGGACGACCGCCCGTCCGGACACAGCGATCCCTCCCTGTACCGCACGCCCGCCGAGGCGATCGCCGCTCCACCGGAGAAGCTCGCCTACGTCGCCGGGTTCGACCGGTCGGCGCAGCGACCGGACGCGCTGATCACCGTCGACACCGACCCGGCGTCGCCGAGCTACGGGCGCGTGCTCAACTTCACCGAGATGCCCGACGTGGGCGACGAACTGCACCACTTCGGCTGGAACGCCTGCTCCAGCGCCCTCGCGCACGCCTGCCACGAGAACCCCGAGCGGCGCTACCTGCTGCTGCCGGGGCTGCGGTCGTCCCGGCTGCACGTCCTGGACACCCGGCCCGACCCGGTCCGGCCCAGACTGGTGAAGACGGTGGCGGCGGAGGAGCTGGCCGCGAGAGCCGGCTACTCGCGCCCCCACACCCTGCACTGCGGGCCGGACGGCGTCTTCCTGTCCTGCCTCGGCGCGGCCGCGGGCGGCGACGGACCCGGCGGGGTCGCCGTGCTCGACCACACCACCTTCGACGTGCTGCGCCCCTGGGAGACGGAGCGCGGCTCGCAGAACTTCTCCTACGACGTGTGGTGGCACCTGGGCAGCAACGTGGGCGTCACCAGCGAGTGGGGCACCCCGTGGATGGTCGAGGACGGGGTCGTGCCGGAGCTGCTGCTCGGCCGCAAGTACGGGCACGCGCTGCACTTCTGGGAGCTGGACACCGGGCGGCACCTGCAGCGGATCGACCTCGGCGACCAGTACCAGATGGTGCTGGAGCTGCGCCCGGCCCACGACCCGCAGGCCGAATGGGGCTTCGCCGGGGTGGTCACCAATGTCGAGGACCTCTCGGCCTCGGTCTGGCTCTGGTACCGGCAGGGCGAGGCGTTCACCGCGCGCAAGGTGATCGAGATACCGGCCGAACCGGCGAAGGCCGAGGACCTGCCGCCGGTGCTCCAGCCCTTCGGCGCCGTGCCGCCGCTGGTGACCGACATCAACCTGTCGGTGGACGACCGCTGGCTGTACGTCTCGGCCTGGGGCACCGGGGAGTTGCTCCAGTACGACGTGTCGGACCCGTTCCACCCGCTGCTCACGGCCTCGGTGCGGCTGGGCGGGGTGACGGCCAGGACCCCCCACCCGGCCGAGCCCGGGCGCCCGCTGAGCGGCGCGCCGCAGATGGTCGAGATCAGCCGGGACGGGCGGCGGGTCTACCTCACCAACTCGCTCTACGGCGCGTGGGACGACCAGTTCTACCCGGACGGCATCGAGCCGTGGATCGTCAAGCTGGACGCCGACCCGGAGACCGGCGGGCTGACCGTGGACCCCCGCTTCTTCCCGCACGGCGCGGAGTTCCGGGGGCTGCGGGTGCACCAGACGCACCTGGCGGGCGGCGACGCCTCCTCGGACTCCTACTGCTACCGGTAG
- a CDS encoding helix-turn-helix transcriptional regulator → MDQRTELSEFLRSRRARLRPADVGLPDYGGRRRVPGLRREELAQLAGVSTAYYVRLEQGNGDNVSTAVLEAIARALRLEPAEREHLLRITRPVRRRPGRGRPTRTQQVRPELTQLLDAMDGVPAYVLGRRLDVLAWNRLGNAVIGDVAALPPERRNLAWHVFLEPGNRELYLDWESKAADLVGMLRLDAGRDPDDPRLTSLIGELSVKSEDFRRLWAAHNVLDKGHGVKELRHPVVGRLALRYETFRPAGDPDQVLVAYHAEPDSPSAESLRLLASWIATGPSGGAASARRPEQGAADRPDPGAQSQSHSGSGSGSGSGSGSASGSGSEAPSTGR, encoded by the coding sequence ATGGACCAGCGCACCGAGCTCAGCGAATTCCTGCGGTCCCGGCGGGCCCGACTGCGGCCGGCCGATGTCGGCCTGCCCGACTACGGCGGCCGCCGCCGGGTCCCGGGGCTGCGCCGCGAGGAGCTGGCCCAGCTGGCCGGGGTGAGCACCGCCTACTACGTCCGGCTGGAGCAGGGGAACGGCGACAATGTCTCCACGGCGGTCCTGGAGGCGATCGCCCGCGCGCTGCGGCTCGAACCGGCCGAGCGCGAGCACCTGCTGCGGATCACCCGGCCGGTGCGCCGCCGCCCCGGCCGGGGCCGCCCGACGCGCACGCAGCAGGTCCGGCCCGAGCTGACGCAGCTGCTGGACGCGATGGACGGTGTCCCGGCCTACGTGCTGGGGCGGCGGCTCGACGTGCTCGCCTGGAACCGCCTCGGCAACGCCGTGATCGGCGACGTCGCGGCGCTGCCGCCGGAGCGGCGAAACCTGGCCTGGCACGTCTTCCTCGAACCGGGCAACCGGGAGCTCTACCTGGACTGGGAGAGCAAGGCGGCGGACCTGGTGGGGATGCTCCGGCTCGACGCGGGCCGCGACCCGGACGACCCCCGGCTGACCTCGCTGATCGGCGAACTCTCGGTCAAGAGCGAGGACTTCCGGCGGCTGTGGGCGGCGCACAACGTCCTGGACAAGGGGCACGGGGTCAAGGAGCTGCGCCATCCGGTGGTCGGCCGGCTGGCCCTGCGCTACGAGACCTTCCGCCCGGCCGGCGACCCGGACCAGGTGCTGGTCGCCTACCACGCCGAGCCGGACTCGCCCTCGGCCGAGTCGCTGCGGCTGCTGGCGAGCTGGATCGCCACCGGGCCGTCCGGGGGCGCCGCGAGCGCGCGCCGCCCCGAGCAGGGGGCCGCGGACCGGCCCGACCCCGGTGCGCAGTCGCAGTCGCACTCGGGTTCCGGCTCCGGCTCCGGCTCCGGCTCGGGTTCGGCTTCTGGTTCTGGTTCGGAAGCCCCGTCGACGGGTCGGTAG